The Episyrphus balteatus chromosome 4, idEpiBalt1.1, whole genome shotgun sequence genome includes a window with the following:
- the LOC129919085 gene encoding GPI mannosyltransferase 2 — protein MSEKVTKLALASRIIVLVVQLISDALIPDHNADVFKSPTKLNQQTSFLDRTLDFIFSGLRRWDAEYFLHIAEHGYSYENSLAFYPLYPTITGILAKSIYFVGIGVSLRTLVLVVGIALNIYFFCRAANCLYELTQKIFGDLNKSWNAAVIFCFNPASVFFTAPYSEAFFCWLSFSLMLECVGQVSLFTTCLASALGIVCRSNGMLNLGFPVYFILRKIFLKQTKWLALKLVVLVFVSVIPLTFFCFYAFHQFCSNNSTIEHPPEVIQYAVEREYVLAGDRIPPNSPWCDQSFPFPYTYIQNHYWNVGFMNYYEWKQLPNFIIASPIIGFILYQTFFYFRSICNFIRVSTLQQAISEWKSIPFIVHCLFLTIFCTFFTHVQITTRVICSSSPVLYWFAVNHLPKTFDRIEWKSANSVVLLWFSGYFLIGTTLFSNFLPWT, from the coding sequence ATGAGTGAAAAGGTAACCAAACTTGCGTTAGCCAGTCGCATAATCGTTCTCGTTGTGCAGCTCATATCCGATGCTTTGATTCCTGACCATAATGCCGATGTCTTCAAATCTCCCACCAAACTCAACCAACAAACTTCATTCTTAGATAGAACTCTTGACTTCATATTCTCTGGACTAAGACGCTGGGATGCAGAATACTTCCTCCACATCGCCGAGCATGGTTACAGCTACGAGAACTCTCTTGCATTCTATCCTCTCTATCCAACTATCACGGGCATATTAGCAAAGTCAATATATTTCGTGGGAATAGGAGTTTCTTTGCGCACTCTGGTACTCGTTGTTGGAATAGCACTGAATATTTACTTCTTTTGCCGGGCAGCTAATTGCCTATACGAACTTACTCAGAAAATATTCGGAGATCTAAATAAGTCGTGGAATGCCGCTGTCATCTTCTGCTTCAACCCTGCTTCAGTGTTCTTCACGGCTCCTTATTCGGAGGCATTTTTCTGCTGGTTGTCATTTAGCTTGATGCTAGAATGCGTTGGACAGGTTTCGCTATTTACTACATGCCTGGCATCAGCACTCGGCATAGTTTGTCGTTCAAATGGGATGCTAAATTTGGGATTTCCAGTATATTTCATATTGAGGAAAATCTTTTTGAAGCAAACCAAATGGTTGGCTCTTAAACTGGTGGTATTAGTTTTCGTATCAGTGATCCCGCtaacttttttctgtttttatgcGTTCCACCAGTTTTGTTCGAACAATTCTACAATCGAACACCCACCTGAGGTTATTCAATATGCTGTTGAAAGAGAGTATGTTTTGGCTGGCGACCGTATTCCGCCTAACTCTCCTTGGTGCGATCAATCTTTTCCATTTCCTTATACCTACATCCAGAATCACTATTGGAATGTGGGATTCATGAATTACTATGAGTGGAAGCAGTTGCCAAACTTTATTATCGCCTCTCCAATAATTGGATTTATTCtgtatcaaacatttttttatttccgctCGATTTGCAATTTTATTCGTGTCTCGACACTTCAGCAGGCCATAAGTGAATGGAAGTCAATCCCATTTATCGTGCACTGTCTATTCCTGACGATTTTCTGTACATTCTTTACTCATGTTCAGATCACTACGAGAGTTATTTGTTCATCATCGCCTGTCCTCTATTGGTTCGCAGTCAACCATCTACCAAAGACATTCGATAGAATCGAATGGAAGTCTGCCAATTCGGTGGTGCTGCTGTGGTTCAGTGGATATTTTCTTATTGGAACTACTCTGTTCAGTAATTTTTTACCATGGACGTAA